A stretch of Gambusia affinis linkage group LG10, SWU_Gaff_1.0, whole genome shotgun sequence DNA encodes these proteins:
- the si:ch73-389b16.1 gene encoding uncharacterized protein si:ch73-389b16.1, producing MSKFHGELTQREQELLRIRRDSDTKAAELAKMEKMLQQTKNMMEKKTDSGLESKGYQENMVEDLEEKVRSSRRYRRNSLHHTQMLESQMKTVKGELVGTLDHLQELRNVLRRSQQKAEERKVAMEKLAAGLR from the exons ATGAGTAAGTTCCATGGCGAGCTGACCCAGAGGGAGCAGGAGCTGCTGAGGATCCGGCGGGACAGCGACACCAAGGCCGCCGAGCTCGCCAAGATGGAGAAGATGCTGCAGCAAACCAAGAACATGATGGAGAAGAAGACCGATTCTGGTCTGGAGAGCAAGGGCTACCAGGAGAACATGG tggaggacctggaggagaAGGTGCGCTCCAGCAGGCGCTACAGGAGGAACTCCCTCCACCACACGCAGATGCTGGAGAGCCAGATGAAGACGGTGAAAGGAGAGCTGGTGGGAACGCTGGACCACCTCCAGGAGCTGAGGAATGTCCTGCGGCGCTCCCAGCAGAAGGCGGAGGAGCGCAAGGTGGCCATGGAGAAGCTGGCCGCCGGCCTCAGGTGA